The sequence ACCCGGCGCCGTGCGCCAGGTATCGAGGACCGAACTGGGTCGGTGCTAGATTTCCTCGCGCGCATTCGTCTGCGCGTCATAGATCCGGATTTGAAGCGTGGGAAAACGCTTCTTTAGTTCTGCTCCGCCTGCCCTGGCGCCGTCTCTGGTTGCGAATTCGGCTCTGAGTCGGCCATCTACTTCAAGCGCGTAAGAAGAGACTGGCAATTCCCGGGGGGCAGCCATTTCATTCCCATTCTGTAGTGAGGCCATTGAGAATGATTTGTAGCTTGAGTCGGCTAAACCGCACCAGAGCTAGCTGCCCGAGTGCCGCAACGGGGGCAACCATGTTGTGGATTGAGGCTTCGCACAGGATGGCACTCGCGATCGTCCGAACACGGGGCGGCTTACCCCTCGCCCAGTGCGTATACGACGAAGCCGCGGAGGTTGCCGCTCCAAATTTCCGTGGCGCAAAACGCACGCCCTCACGCCGGGCTTGCTGGATAACTCTCCGCATGTGATCGCGGTGAAGCATACTACGAGAGAGCGGCCGCCAGTCGCGCCGCCTGGGCCATGACAATCCGGTCCTTGTACGAACGCGGCGATGGCACCACGAACGATTATGGTGCAGCGCAGACATGCGAAAAGCCTCAATGCAATTGGCATCAACGATCACCCGGCTGACTCTCCGAAAGAGGGCTCCGGGTTTGGCGCGGTTTGCGCAAAACGATACCGATTCATTTTACGCAGCGGGTGTTGAGCTGAACTCCGTCGCGCCTTTGTCCAGATCTCAGAGGAAGCGAGACCAGATTTCTCTTCGGAGATCAATATTTTCCTAAGAATTGACGGCGAAATGTCATCGCCGTCGCTGAAACCATCGAGGCCTTGCCGATGGTGGCTGCCACACAGCTAGCCAAGTTGCTCCTCCCCGCCTGACTTCCACTCGGCCGTCAAGATTCACAGGCGACTTTTGTTCTTCAAGCGCGTGAGAAACAGCGTTCCGAGGTTCGGTTTTCTCTCATATACCGAGTTCGCGGCTGAGCGATGGGGATCTCCTCCTCAGGTCGAGAGGGTGCAGTGCGCGCTCAGAGAGAGAGAGAGAGAGAGAGAGAGAGAGAGAGAGAGAGAGAGAGAGAGAGAGAGAGAGAGAGAGAGAGAGAGAGAGAGAAGAGAGAGAGAGAGACCGGCGCGCGCACACCGGAAGAAATCGCTTGAACCTCACGCAGCGTCAGGTCGTAGCTTGGAAATGACGGCCACGCTTTCCTAGAGCAAACGTCCAAAGATGCCGGCCGAATAACGTAAGTAGTGTTTAAGCAGTCGAACGTGGCGCGCCGGATCGTGCGTGAACATGGATCAAGAGCGGGAGATTATTGTGGGGATGAAACAGCGCGTAATGATGGTCGCATTGTTCGCTGTCATCACATCTCCGGTCTGCGCGGCGAAGCTCAGCGGCCCTGCCCGCATCCTCGACGGCAATACGATCGAGATCGAGCAATCCAAGCTTCGGCTCTCAGGCATCGAAGCTCCTGAAACTGACCAGATTTGCCTCGACGCCCACGGTCGGAAATGGGCTTGCGGCATAGCTGCTCGCGACGAGCTGATCAAGCATTCAAACGGACGAACGTGGGATTGTCATACCACAGGAGGTGATGAATACGGCAGGTCAGGCGGCAGTTGCTTCATAGAAGGCGAGGACGTGAGCGCCTGGATGGTACGCTCCGGCTGGGCACTATCGTCGGATCCTTCTACCCATACCTACGTTATCTATGAGGTTGTGGCGAGCAAAGCCCATGCGGGGCTGTGGTCGGGGGCGTTCATCGCGCCCTGGGACTGGCGTCGCGGCAACAAGGGGACGATCATCATCGGCGCGAGCTCGGTTCCGATCGACGCTCGGGAACTCCTGCTCGGATCCGCGCTGCTATCGGACCCGCCCTCGTCCGAGTGTCTGATAAAAGGCGCCGTAGACCGCAACGGCGAGCGCATTTACCACCTGCCCGGGCAACTCAGCTACGAACAACTCGACATGACGAAGAAGCCCGGTGAACGCTGGCTCTGCAGCGAAGCGGAAGCCGAAGCCACCGGGTGGCGTAAAGCCGCGCGATGAGGTGAGATGCATGAAGGCAGGCCATTCTCCGACCTACCTGGCCAAGATCGCGCCTTCGCGCCGCTCGCTGTTGCTGTTGCTGTTCGCTATTTCGTCGGTCTGCATACGGCTTGGCGACAACATTGTCGATGCAAAGGAAGCAAAAGCGCCGCCCAAGCCAAATAACCTGATCTCGCCGGAGGCTGCCCTGAAGCGGCTGATGGAAGGGAACGATCGCTATGTCCAGGGCGTATCACGACGCGACGATTTCAAGCGCGAGCGTCAGATTTTGGTGGATGGGCAAAATCCATATGCCGCGGTTCTGAGCTGCGCCGATTCTCGCGTGGCGCCTGAACTTGTCTTCGGCAGCGGACTTGGTGATCTGTTTGTCTGTCGCCTCGCTGGTAACTTCGTCAACGATGACACGCTCGCCAGTATGGAATATGCGGTGGCCGTGCTGAACACGCCGCTGATCCTGGTACTTGGCCACGATCATTGCGGTGCGATAGACGCCACGATCAAGTCGCTCCACGACAATAAGCCGCCGCCGGGGCACATTTCATCCCTGGTCGCTGCGCTTGCGCCAGCGGTAGAAGTCTCTCGCCAGCAAACCGGTGACACGTCCGCCGAAGCAACCCGACAAAATGTAATCGACAATGTCAACAAACTCAAATCGACGGGGCCGATTCTGAACGCGGCAGTCGAGCAGAACAGACTAAAGGTCGTTGGGGGTCTGTATCGGCTCGACACCGGCAGAGTCGATTTGCTGAGCTGACGCTGGCACCTTCGCGCTGCCGGACAGTCGTTTGCCGCCTGATACAGGGCTTCGGTCGAGTTCCGCGCAATTCGCTCGCGCATCGGCTGCATCAAATGCACCGAATACAATCCGCTCCACAATTTGTCATAGCTTCGGGAAGACCCTTGGTATGCGCGGCCTCTTAATCTCCTCGTATTCTACGTCCTCATGTGGGCACGCGAGGCCAGCACTCTCATACCGCGGCGCAACAGTACCTGGACGCTGATGCGCTAGGCCGACGGAGGTGGTTCAAGCGGCAGATCGGGTGCGAGGCATGCGGGGTCTGAGCTCCTCGGCCTTCGGAGCATGCTACCAAATTCCGGTAGATTCTCACCCGCGATCCGGGAAGCCACCTATGGCCCCTGCTCATGATCAGCAGGGCTCAGCCAGGTCCGAAGATCATAGAGTGCAAAGTTACAACCACGACGACTGCCTAGCCGACCGATGTAAAGAAAAGTTCTACTCGCGTCGGCATCGGACGGCCTGTCCTGCTCAGCCATTTGGAAAACCGGCAGTGTAGCAAAAGCAGCCTCGTTGCATCTATCTCGGGCCTGTACCTTGGATCAGCATAAACAGAAGGTTGTCG is a genomic window of Bradyrhizobium sp. CB1717 containing:
- a CDS encoding thermonuclease family protein — protein: MDQEREIIVGMKQRVMMVALFAVITSPVCAAKLSGPARILDGNTIEIEQSKLRLSGIEAPETDQICLDAHGRKWACGIAARDELIKHSNGRTWDCHTTGGDEYGRSGGSCFIEGEDVSAWMVRSGWALSSDPSTHTYVIYEVVASKAHAGLWSGAFIAPWDWRRGNKGTIIIGASSVPIDARELLLGSALLSDPPSSECLIKGAVDRNGERIYHLPGQLSYEQLDMTKKPGERWLCSEAEAEATGWRKAAR
- a CDS encoding carbonic anhydrase — encoded protein: MKAGHSPTYLAKIAPSRRSLLLLLFAISSVCIRLGDNIVDAKEAKAPPKPNNLISPEAALKRLMEGNDRYVQGVSRRDDFKRERQILVDGQNPYAAVLSCADSRVAPELVFGSGLGDLFVCRLAGNFVNDDTLASMEYAVAVLNTPLILVLGHDHCGAIDATIKSLHDNKPPPGHISSLVAALAPAVEVSRQQTGDTSAEATRQNVIDNVNKLKSTGPILNAAVEQNRLKVVGGLYRLDTGRVDLLS